Part of the Bacillota bacterium genome, AAACCGGCCATCCGTACTGTCTGCTCATGTTTGTGCTGGGCTAATCCTTTTTCTGGAGTGATAGTAACAACAAGATTCAGGGTTTTTGAAAATGGTGTATACTCAGCTCCGGGTCCACTCATGTCGATTATTCCTTCCTGGAAACCGACAATTTTCCCGGTTGTCACTACAGCAGTACCGGCAAGGACATGCGTCCGCCCATTACCAACTTTCTCAACTTTGCTGATAAAACCGGGAAATACACCTCCGGGTCCTTTGACCTTTACTCTCGGCTCGATTACATCTTTTACCGGAATGATTCTTACATCATCACCGGGTTTGGCCAGGTCCAGCTCAACATTTTCGATATTCGGATCTTCTTTCAACAATTCTGTTAATTCTATTTTGTTTATATAAAGACACCTGCTATGAACCTCAGTTTTGTCGCCAAATGCAATATCATCAATTTTTAATATCCCTAACTCAAGGCACACTAATTTTCCTCCTCTCTCTAGTTATTATTTCTGTAATTCTGTTATTCATCCAACTTTCTAAGACAATCGGGCTTTCAGGACAGGACTATACCGCTTTCCAGGAACGCTTGCAGGTGCAATAGATCGACCATGGCATAATCTAAAAGAATTTCTTGATCATTAATCCCAGATAAATCTGTTTTTGTTTTATGGTAGGTTTCTATACTGTTTTCAATATAATAAAGGGATTCTAAATCAAGTTGTGCTTTTCCACTGGTCAAAACAATTGTCTTATACGGCATAGTCCCCGGTTTAAGGCTACCACTTAACGGATGCATTAATAGACGATGTCCCTTGTGGATTAAATCCCTCACATTGAAAAACAGCTGTAGTATAGTTCCTTCAACGCAGTACACATTAAAGTCTTGATATGATTTCGCTATTTCAGGATTGTTCGTCATAATCATAAAATCCATACCAATCGACCTTTCCAACCCGGGTTAAAGTAATGTACCTTAAACCACTCAGCAAGGCAGGTGAATTTAGCTGCTTTTTGCTGCCACTTTCACCCAACCTTTGATATCAACTTTCCCTGATTTGTTTAACGATTTTAGTAATCGCTTCCTTATCAAGAACCATCTCCATCATTCCGACCTGTTGTTGATATACTTTAGGGTCGATATGTTCTTTTACCTCGTCTTCAATAATGTGATACACGGGGAGTCTCAACGAAACTCCGGCTAAGGGACCTGCGTAAGTGGGATCTCCATTTGTAACAGTCTCTGCATAGATTTCCGCACTTTTTTCATCAGGGGAACCTAGAATAACCATTACAACATCTTTATCACTCTGTTCATCAACCGTTTTTTTGATAATCCCCTGATCTTCCAGATCCATAGCTCCAGCTGCCGTTCAGACAAAGCATTGTGTGAGCTGTAGAACAGGTTCACCGCCTGCTGTCTTTATGCATTCAGCAATCGCTGAGCCCGGTACTCCGTCTCTTTCTCCAATGCACAAGACTTTTTTCCCTTGAAACATATTCTCACTCCTGTTCATAAATAATTTATTTTCCACTATTCTTCTCTACTATGAAAGACATCCCATCTGATAAATTTGTCATTTTGGCCAGAAAGAGACTGCCCTTTCCGACAAACATGGCATTATCAATTTCTCCCTGGAGAATTGCTCTGCAGGCATGGCCAAGATACGGAAGGGAAGATGGGATATGTCCTTGAGTTGGTGAATAGCCGGGCATTCCGTGGATTTTCTCAAATTCATCCAGATCTTCGCGCGGTAGCTGCCCCTGCATAACTGCTAATCCAGCAATCATGCGGTAATTATTTTTTGGTACATTTCCACTTCCGGCAGGTTCAGTTATTTCAGGATTGTGCAGTTCTGTTGCATATTTGTTGATATCGGGTATTTTCATCCCCAATTTGTCGAGCGGTTTTTTTACAAGTGATTCATAAATCGCCTGTTGTGAGGAGCCTGCTCCAACTTCATGTTTGCCAATTACATCAAGTCTAATTTGAGGACTTTGCCCATCATCTTTCCCGAGAACTATGGCGAATGCCGCGAGAACATCTTCAAGGATTGGGATCGAATTCGTCAGATGGCCCTTCATCTTCATTCCCAGTTTCGCTAGCGATCCTCCTCCGACCACTACTACATTGTCAAAAATTCCTGATTGAATAAGACTGCCGGCCATTATCATCGTATGCACGGGTGCGCAGCAAAAAGCCTTGATATCAGCTCCTGTACAATTAATACAACCAGATCTTTCAGCCATTGCTTTTGCCAGGTTTCCTGCTCCTCGTTGGTACCTGTCTCCCACACCTTCTTCTCCGGAGTTCATAACAAAATCAACTGAAGATGGATCTAACTTCAATGAGTTGATCACTTTGCGGATCGCCAACACACCTGATGCCTTACAGCTTAAATTTTCTAACAGGATATCAGCTTTAAGGTTGTCATCTTCATCGTGCCCGTCCTGTATGCATCCGACAGTATTTCCCCCGATCTGCAAAGACATTGCTCCTGCCTTGATCTTTTCTTCGATCTTTCCTAACTCAACCCCTGAACCCAAACGTTCAATTTCCGCAGGTTCGAAAAGTTCATTTTTTTCATATTTATTTCTGACCTGATCTGTAAACTCCCGGGATAAATATATCAAATCGAATTCATCTACAATTTTTAACAGGGCATAAAATTCATCCTCAGGCATTATTTCGCCCCAAGGACTTGTACGAAGGCTGCCAGTAAGTAAGTTTTTAAACCATGGTTTTTCATAATTCCATAAATCCTCAGGCTTAATATTTCCAATAAATGCCTGATGAGGAGGATAATCTTTGGCTTCATCGTAACTACGCAGATTTGAAGTGATCCTATCACGTAATGTACTATCTTTGATCAATTCTCTTGTTGGCTTGGAACCATATACAACAAGATCAGGCACATGTGCAATTATATAAGAAAAACCTTTTATAATCGGAAAACCCATAATCGTTATTGACCTCCTTATAAATTTCTTGTTCACTTCGGTTATATCTTTTACATAATAAGTTGACCTAACTGCTCTTTAAAACAAAAAAGACAGAGAAAGCCAACCGGCTTTTTCTCTGTCCCTGTTACCTGAGAGATTGCTCCTTAGCTTACAAAGGGCTTTCCCCGTCGGTGTTCCGCTACTGCGGATGCTCTCCAGAGGTGCATCTCCCGATGGTACTGCAGCCTGAGAGTTTCCCTTCTAAGCGCCAGCTAGAAGGTTGCTCCTTCGGCGTTCGTTATCCGAAACTCTCCCAACGGGTTCATTTGCTTTGATAATATTTTCACATATTTTTTCGGCACTTTTTTCAAAATTCCTTCTTTTTTATAAAAAAAGTGCAATAAGTGTACGAAAAGTGGACAGGCTTTGGATCGTACACTTATTTTGATCAGGCTTTTCCGGAGGAGCCGAAAAGGCGGATTTTTTCGCGGATAATTTCCACTCCGGCATCCCGGGCCGGGCCTAAAACTTTACGGGGATCTATTTCACCGGGGTTATTATCCAGAACTTTACGCATTGCACCGACAAAAGCTTCACGGATATTGGTATCTATATTAATTTTGCGTACTCCCCGTTCAATTGCCTTGCTTATACTTTCATCGGGAACTCCCGATGAGCCGTGCAGGACGAGGGGGCAGGATACCCTGCGGCTGATTTCAGCCAACCGGTCGAAGTCCAGTTTAGGCTCTCCTTTGTACTGCCCGTGGGCAGTACCGACAGATACAGCCAAAGCATCAACCCCGGTTTCCCTGACAAATTGCTCTGCCTCGGCAGGATCAGTAAAAAATGCTTCCTTATCACTTACACTGATTTCATCTTCAGTCCCACCTATTCTTCCGAGTTCGGCCTCAACCGATACCCCGAAAATACGGGCAATTTCCACTACTTTGCGGGTCTGGGCAA contains:
- a CDS encoding GrdX family protein, giving the protein MDFMIMTNNPEIAKSYQDFNVYCVEGTILQLFFNVRDLIHKGHRLLMHPLSGSLKPGTMPYKTIVLTSGKAQLDLESLYYIENSIETYHKTKTDLSGINDQEILLDYAMVDLLHLQAFLESGIVLS
- the grdA gene encoding glycine/sarcosine/betaine reductase complex selenoprotein A; translation: MFQGKKVLCIGERDGVPGSAIAECIKTAGGEPVLQLTQCFVUTAAGAMDLEDQGIIKKTVDEQSDKDVVMVILGSPDEKSAEIYAETVTNGDPTYAGPLAGVSLRLPVYHIIEDEVKEHIDPKVYQQQVGMMEMVLDKEAITKIVKQIRES
- the grdC gene encoding glycine/sarcosine/betaine reductase complex component C subunit beta, which gives rise to MGFPIIKGFSYIIAHVPDLVVYGSKPTRELIKDSTLRDRITSNLRSYDEAKDYPPHQAFIGNIKPEDLWNYEKPWFKNLLTGSLRTSPWGEIMPEDEFYALLKIVDEFDLIYLSREFTDQVRNKYEKNELFEPAEIERLGSGVELGKIEEKIKAGAMSLQIGGNTVGCIQDGHDEDDNLKADILLENLSCKASGVLAIRKVINSLKLDPSSVDFVMNSGEEGVGDRYQRGAGNLAKAMAERSGCINCTGADIKAFCCAPVHTMIMAGSLIQSGIFDNVVVVGGGSLAKLGMKMKGHLTNSIPILEDVLAAFAIVLGKDDGQSPQIRLDVIGKHEVGAGSSQQAIYESLVKKPLDKLGMKIPDINKYATELHNPEITEPAGSGNVPKNNYRMIAGLAVMQGQLPREDLDEFEKIHGMPGYSPTQGHIPSSLPYLGHACRAILQGEIDNAMFVGKGSLFLAKMTNLSDGMSFIVEKNSGK
- a CDS encoding class II fructose-1,6-bisphosphate aldolase: MSLIPLADLLKKADQGGYALGAFNCNNMEIVQSIVLAAEAEHSPVIIQASQGAIKYAGLGYIISLARQASETVSVPVVLHLDHGTSFDQVMECIRFGFTSVMYDGSHHPLEENIAQTRKVVEIARIFGVSVEAELGRIGGTEDEISVSDKEAFFTDPAEAEQFVRETGVDALAVSVGTAHGQYKGEPKLDFDRLAEISRRVSCPLVLHGSSGVPDESISKAIERGVRKINIDTNIREAFVGAMRKVLDNNPGEIDPRKVLGPARDAGVEIIREKIRLFGSSGKA